One segment of Pseudobythopirellula maris DNA contains the following:
- a CDS encoding HlyD family efflux transporter periplasmic adaptor subunit, with the protein MNASFASAADRPLRLTPRRDVLTTSPGAVSGRCVVTDPVTLAHFELSEEEHALLVGLDKEGVTLRQLRRLFERRFAPRRVSEAELQAYLSRLTEAGLVVSELPGQADALWRMEEKRRANSRRWGWTRLLAMRTRGVDPDRFLQGVAPWLGGIFSFAGLVTIAVLAAIAASILFTNFDRFLADLPRLDSLSQPGVWLLLLATVAAMKTLHELGHAVGCKRGGGAVHELGVMLLAFTPCLYCDVSDAWRLPSRAGRMLVSAAGVLVEIALASIAVLVWRYSEPGLVRLLAVNTIVVGALGTLVVNANPLMRYDGYYLLSDLTRTPNLWERSRKASAAVVGRWFFRPPTGPPSPAEPTWMAAYGVVSRVYLTVVMATIVMLLFASLAPLRLQAIAWGLAILMASAMIAGPIRQAVGFAGNPIARRRLRGGRAVLASLAAIVIAAAALNTPLPHRVTAAAVVAPRGATAVAVTMAGRLVHAAAPGDWVSQGDVVARLANPDTEHAIARLRGEVAEQRLVVEHLGVLRAEDPQSGTRLPAARATLEALSKRLTDLEAESERLTLRAPRDGVVTAPQNLASPSEASGAEADDRELSTWRGSPLDAANRAPLAGAWLEEGTVVCQVGEPSDLVVEAFVDESQSDLIRPGQPVRLAIGALGPKVVTGKLVEVSRRTAHTDRENPAQGLWFARSRATLSEEAICLALIEFDEPPAELPIGALGRVKIDAGATPLGERLLDTLSRLFWSAY; encoded by the coding sequence ATGAACGCCTCGTTCGCCTCGGCGGCCGATCGACCGCTCCGCCTTACGCCGCGTCGCGATGTGCTCACCACGAGCCCCGGCGCCGTTTCCGGTCGTTGCGTCGTGACCGATCCGGTCACACTCGCCCATTTCGAGCTGAGCGAAGAAGAGCACGCGCTCCTAGTCGGACTCGACAAAGAGGGCGTGACGCTCCGCCAGTTGCGGCGGCTGTTCGAGCGGCGTTTTGCGCCGCGGCGGGTGAGCGAGGCGGAGCTTCAGGCTTATCTGTCTCGGCTCACCGAGGCGGGGCTGGTGGTGTCGGAACTGCCCGGCCAGGCCGACGCCTTGTGGCGTATGGAGGAGAAACGCCGTGCGAACTCGCGCCGCTGGGGCTGGACCCGGTTGCTCGCCATGCGCACGCGCGGCGTCGACCCCGACCGTTTCTTGCAGGGCGTTGCGCCTTGGTTGGGAGGGATCTTCTCATTCGCGGGCCTCGTCACGATCGCTGTGCTGGCGGCAATCGCCGCGTCGATCTTGTTCACGAACTTCGACCGCTTCCTGGCCGACCTGCCGCGTCTCGATTCGCTCTCTCAGCCGGGCGTGTGGCTGCTGTTGCTGGCGACCGTGGCCGCGATGAAAACCTTGCACGAGCTTGGTCACGCCGTCGGTTGCAAACGCGGCGGCGGCGCCGTCCACGAACTCGGCGTCATGCTGCTCGCCTTCACGCCGTGTCTCTACTGCGACGTCTCAGACGCCTGGCGGTTGCCGAGCCGCGCGGGGCGGATGCTCGTCAGCGCCGCGGGGGTGCTGGTCGAGATCGCCCTGGCCTCGATCGCGGTGCTGGTTTGGCGTTACAGCGAGCCGGGACTCGTGCGACTGTTGGCCGTGAACACCATCGTGGTAGGCGCTCTGGGCACGCTGGTCGTGAACGCGAACCCACTGATGCGTTACGACGGTTACTACCTGCTCTCGGACCTCACGCGGACGCCCAATCTTTGGGAACGCTCGCGAAAGGCGAGCGCAGCTGTCGTGGGCCGCTGGTTCTTCCGCCCTCCGACCGGCCCCCCATCGCCCGCCGAGCCGACTTGGATGGCCGCTTACGGGGTTGTTTCTCGTGTTTATCTCACGGTCGTGATGGCGACCATCGTGATGCTGCTGTTCGCCTCGTTAGCGCCGCTGAGGTTGCAGGCGATAGCCTGGGGGCTCGCGATCTTGATGGCGTCGGCCATGATCGCCGGCCCGATACGCCAAGCGGTCGGCTTTGCCGGCAACCCGATCGCGCGGCGGCGGTTGCGCGGCGGGCGGGCGGTGTTGGCGAGCTTGGCGGCGATCGTGATCGCCGCCGCGGCGCTCAACACGCCCCTGCCTCACCGGGTGACCGCCGCGGCCGTGGTGGCGCCCCGCGGGGCGACGGCCGTGGCCGTCACCATGGCGGGTCGCTTGGTGCACGCCGCCGCGCCGGGTGACTGGGTCTCCCAGGGGGACGTTGTCGCGCGGCTCGCCAATCCCGACACCGAGCACGCGATCGCCCGCCTCCGCGGCGAAGTCGCCGAGCAGCGGCTCGTGGTCGAGCACCTCGGTGTCTTGCGCGCCGAAGACCCCCAGTCGGGGACTCGCTTGCCAGCAGCTCGCGCGACGCTTGAGGCCTTGAGCAAACGGCTGACCGACCTCGAGGCCGAATCCGAAAGGCTCACCCTGCGAGCCCCGCGCGACGGCGTCGTCACAGCGCCGCAGAACCTCGCGTCCCCGAGCGAGGCGTCGGGAGCGGAAGCCGACGATCGGGAGCTTTCGACTTGGCGAGGGAGCCCGCTCGACGCGGCGAACCGCGCCCCGCTGGCTGGCGCTTGGCTCGAGGAGGGAACCGTGGTCTGCCAGGTGGGCGAGCCGAGCGACTTGGTCGTCGAGGCGTTTGTCGACGAGTCGCAATCCGACCTCATCCGCCCTGGCCAGCCGGTTCGTTTAGCGATCGGCGCCCTGGGCCCCAAGGTGGTCACGGGCAAGCTCGTCGAGGTTTCGCGGCGCACAGCGCACACCGACCGGGAAAATCCCGCTCAGGGATTGTGGTTCGCTCGCTCTCGCGCCACGCTCAGCGAAGAGGCGATTTGCTTGGCGCTCATCGAGTTCGACGAGCCGCCGGCCGAGTTGCCGATCGGCGCCCTGGGTCGCGTGAAGATCGACGCCGGCGCCACGCCGCTCGGCGAGCGGCTGCTCGACACGCTCAGCCGGCTCTTCTGGTCGGCCTATTAA
- a CDS encoding efflux RND transporter periplasmic adaptor subunit, translated as MLLSLGLALTSSGLAWGGEPVVVEGVVLRLITEAEAPSRASGALEAVLVREGDTVRRGQALARIDDAEARLALLAAEARRAIAEQAARNDVQLRFSAKAGETAAAELARSRESIERFAKSISQSQIDVERLKVEQAELEHEQAEENHKEALLELKLREHELSVAKLEVERRQITAPFGGVVVESFVRLGEWVEPGQRAFRLVDTSTLKAEGFVEASRATAVHPGDVVRLELTGAGPPTVVEGRLAFVSPEVDPINAQVRVWAEVDNRHGRLRPGARGEMTISIGESQGRGDRQPRDAGEHREAPR; from the coding sequence ATGTTGCTCTCGCTCGGGCTGGCACTAACAAGCTCTGGCCTAGCCTGGGGCGGCGAGCCTGTCGTAGTCGAAGGGGTGGTGCTGCGGTTGATCACCGAGGCCGAGGCGCCTTCGCGCGCCAGCGGCGCCCTCGAAGCGGTGCTCGTTCGCGAGGGCGACACGGTCCGCCGCGGCCAGGCATTGGCGCGCATCGACGACGCCGAAGCGCGGCTCGCTCTGCTAGCCGCTGAGGCGCGGCGGGCGATCGCCGAGCAGGCGGCCCGCAACGACGTGCAACTCCGTTTCTCCGCCAAGGCGGGCGAGACCGCCGCCGCCGAACTCGCCCGCTCGCGCGAGTCGATCGAGCGGTTTGCTAAAAGCATCTCGCAGTCGCAGATCGACGTCGAGCGGCTCAAAGTCGAACAGGCCGAGCTCGAGCACGAGCAGGCCGAGGAGAATCACAAAGAGGCGTTGCTGGAGCTCAAACTCCGCGAGCACGAGCTGTCAGTCGCCAAGCTCGAGGTCGAGCGCCGCCAGATCACCGCGCCGTTCGGCGGCGTGGTGGTGGAGTCTTTCGTTCGCCTCGGTGAATGGGTCGAGCCGGGGCAACGCGCCTTCCGGCTGGTCGACACGAGCACGCTCAAAGCCGAGGGGTTCGTCGAAGCATCCCGGGCCACAGCAGTCCATCCCGGCGACGTGGTACGGCTCGAATTGACGGGCGCCGGGCCGCCGACCGTCGTCGAGGGCCGCCTCGCCTTTGTGAGTCCCGAGGTCGATCCGATCAACGCGCAGGTGCGCGTGTGGGCCGAAGTCGACAACCGCCACGGGCGACTGCGGCCCGGCGCGCGTGGCGAGATGACGATCAGCATTGGGGAGTCCCAGGGCCGCGGCGACAGGCAGCCGCGCGACGCCGGCGAACACCGCGAGGCGCCGCGATGA
- a CDS encoding efflux RND transporter periplasmic adaptor subunit produces the protein MAPTSSNADTAASEQSDRPCDRDGEAVWSVLGETLEELALLAAGAGGAEAFYEQLLRASSDRLAAAGGAVWLVEEPGRLRPLLALGVGAEDEQRELREADLSRAVVHREATYVGSSCVIARVPSGGGSAAGGTAALIELLFAPDTPAERLDCAAEFLAEAAAIAAARHKATGVGSSQHDLAALLRFASDTGRDTRLTPTAMRIVEGSRRLGHCDRVSLVRTAGAGRLTRCELLAVSGASRVERRGQAARRLERLARLCRHDGEPLWLDQDHTERGGAEAEIATDLLHEHADGSHARQVLAVPIRLAPEPGEELAPVLGVLIGERFDGEPLDKPMLLESAAVCAPALSAAIEYDSLPLLGFSKALRALKRPGGWLRVLLAAVVTAALAAALLLIQADDVVVARGELRPAVRSDLFAPASGLVDRVQVAHGDRVAEGQPLVVLRDPQNDLQLSRLTGELLTAERQLDAIAAARASLDSRRGEPTDSLRLSAEARELGQRLESLREELALYERDRQALTVRSPIAGRVISWRIEQKIDARPVERGQLLVSVVADDAPWRLELAAPDDRIGRLLAAERESAEPLAVEFRLSTLGDKELTGRVVEIAASATAPVGDGARPSVLVTVEPDSPLLSEAEGRRTLRPGETVLARVHCGQKPLGRVWLGDLVDALVTWWRF, from the coding sequence ATGGCCCCCACCTCTTCCAACGCCGACACCGCCGCTAGCGAGCAGTCCGATCGGCCATGCGATCGCGACGGCGAGGCGGTCTGGAGCGTGCTCGGCGAAACGCTTGAAGAGCTGGCGTTGCTGGCTGCGGGGGCGGGCGGGGCCGAAGCCTTCTACGAACAATTGCTCCGGGCGAGCAGCGATCGTCTCGCCGCGGCTGGCGGGGCGGTGTGGCTTGTCGAGGAACCGGGCCGTCTGCGGCCGCTGCTGGCGCTGGGCGTTGGCGCCGAGGATGAACAACGCGAACTCCGCGAGGCGGACCTCTCGCGGGCGGTGGTGCATCGCGAGGCGACTTATGTGGGCTCGTCGTGCGTGATCGCGCGCGTGCCGTCTGGTGGGGGATCCGCGGCGGGCGGCACGGCGGCGCTCATCGAGTTGCTGTTTGCCCCCGACACGCCCGCCGAGCGACTCGATTGCGCTGCGGAGTTCTTGGCCGAGGCGGCGGCGATCGCCGCTGCTCGCCATAAAGCGACCGGCGTGGGATCTTCGCAGCACGATCTCGCCGCGTTGCTCCGTTTTGCGAGCGACACGGGCCGCGACACGCGACTGACGCCCACGGCGATGCGAATCGTCGAGGGCAGCCGGCGCCTCGGCCATTGCGACCGGGTGAGCCTGGTGCGCACCGCCGGCGCCGGGCGGCTGACGCGTTGCGAGTTGCTGGCCGTGAGCGGCGCCTCGCGCGTCGAACGGCGTGGCCAAGCCGCTCGACGGCTCGAAAGGTTGGCGCGTCTCTGCCGGCACGACGGCGAGCCGCTGTGGCTCGACCAAGATCACACCGAGCGGGGCGGCGCGGAAGCCGAGATCGCCACGGACCTGCTCCACGAACACGCCGACGGCTCGCACGCCCGGCAGGTGCTCGCCGTGCCGATCCGCCTGGCGCCGGAGCCTGGCGAGGAACTTGCTCCCGTTCTCGGCGTGCTGATTGGCGAGCGATTCGACGGCGAGCCGCTCGACAAGCCCATGTTGCTCGAGTCGGCCGCCGTGTGCGCTCCGGCGCTTAGCGCGGCGATCGAATACGATTCGCTGCCGCTTTTAGGATTCTCCAAGGCGTTGCGTGCTTTAAAACGTCCCGGCGGGTGGCTGCGGGTTCTGCTGGCGGCGGTCGTCACGGCCGCGTTGGCGGCGGCGCTCTTGTTGATTCAAGCCGACGACGTCGTGGTTGCTCGCGGCGAGTTGCGGCCCGCGGTGCGGAGCGATTTGTTCGCCCCGGCGAGCGGTCTGGTCGATCGCGTGCAGGTCGCGCACGGCGACCGGGTCGCCGAGGGGCAGCCGCTCGTCGTGCTCCGTGATCCGCAGAACGATCTTCAGCTGAGCCGGCTCACGGGCGAATTGCTCACGGCCGAGCGGCAGCTCGACGCGATCGCCGCCGCGCGGGCGAGCCTCGATTCGAGGCGGGGCGAGCCGACCGACTCTCTGCGACTCTCGGCCGAGGCCCGCGAGCTCGGCCAACGGCTCGAGAGCTTGCGTGAAGAGCTGGCGTTGTACGAACGCGACCGCCAGGCGCTCACCGTGCGCAGCCCGATCGCCGGGCGCGTGATCAGTTGGCGGATCGAACAGAAGATCGACGCGCGACCGGTCGAGCGGGGCCAGCTGCTCGTCTCCGTCGTCGCCGACGACGCCCCCTGGCGTCTGGAGTTGGCGGCGCCAGACGACCGCATCGGCCGGTTGCTGGCGGCCGAGCGTGAGTCGGCGGAACCGCTGGCGGTTGAATTCCGCTTGTCGACGCTGGGCGACAAAGAGCTCACCGGTCGGGTCGTCGAGATCGCGGCCAGTGCAACCGCGCCTGTAGGCGATGGCGCCCGCCCGTCGGTGCTTGTGACGGTCGAGCCCGACTCGCCGCTGCTCTCCGAGGCCGAGGGGCGCCGCACCCTGCGGCCAGGCGAGACGGTGCTCGCCCGTGTGCATTGCGGCCAGAAACCTCTCGGTCGCGTGTGGTTGGGAGACCTTGTCGACGCCCTCGTGACATGGTGGCGATTCTGA
- a CDS encoding TolC family protein, with translation MKFLRNSRPKANTLRALLAVAVVVAPAAGCRSGASSKFKACSSVVDQDCYTQAASEIEYPAVSLCTLEACNDPLVSAAPHMLSDPTPADYRELVLEDAVRIGLQHSAVLHDLGGTVLRAPDATRTRWDPSIRETDPATGIEAALSAFDAEFTTSVFNEKNDRAINNQFFGGGTRILLQDTSVTQMQLRKRGVTGTEMTLRNLIEFDSNNAPGNFFQSAWTTKVEGEVRHPFLQGGGVQYNRIAGPSTTPGVYNGVLIARANTDVQLAEFEIAVRNLVSNLENAYWDLYFAYRDLDAKIAARDASLETWRRVQALYQAGRRGGEAEKEAQAREQYYRFQEEVQNALSGKLVDGTRTGNGSQGGTFRATGGVYAAERQLRRLMGLPTSDGQLLRPSTEPVVSQVVFDWEHVASEAVERRAELRRQRWRIRRRELEYVASKNHLLPRLDAVGRYRFRGFGDDFAHSGGNNGRFDNSLEDLTTGDFQEWQVGVELSVPIGFRQAHAGVRNAELHLARERAILCDQQSEVVHEVAGAVAEVDRAYLVSQTSYNRLIASREQLDAVSAAFESDKAPLDLLLEAQRKVAEAESRFFRSTVEHALAVKNVHFVKGTLLEYDGVALAEGPWPSKAYHDAADLESRRARPRKLSYIADRPEKVAQAPFDQIRASRPTPLPSPVDVPTLVPAPPANWPAPLSDGARALPPTDILRPVELKPVGYSEPLKRDPASAPKLLAPLATGSR, from the coding sequence GTGAAATTCCTGCGGAATAGTCGACCGAAGGCAAACACGCTGCGGGCCTTGCTCGCCGTGGCGGTCGTTGTCGCCCCAGCCGCGGGCTGCCGCTCGGGCGCGTCGAGCAAGTTCAAGGCTTGCTCGTCGGTCGTGGACCAGGACTGCTACACGCAGGCCGCCAGCGAGATCGAGTACCCGGCGGTGAGCCTTTGCACGCTCGAGGCGTGCAACGACCCGCTTGTCTCGGCCGCTCCTCACATGCTCAGCGACCCGACCCCCGCCGACTATCGCGAGTTGGTGCTCGAGGACGCGGTGCGCATCGGGCTGCAGCACTCGGCCGTGTTGCACGATCTGGGCGGAACGGTGCTCCGCGCCCCGGACGCCACGCGCACGCGCTGGGACCCGTCGATCCGCGAAACCGATCCGGCCACCGGCATCGAAGCGGCCCTCAGCGCGTTCGACGCCGAGTTCACCACCAGCGTGTTCAACGAGAAGAACGACCGGGCGATCAACAACCAGTTCTTCGGCGGCGGCACCCGCATCCTGCTGCAGGACACGAGCGTCACGCAGATGCAACTGCGCAAACGCGGCGTGACCGGCACGGAGATGACGCTCCGCAACCTGATCGAGTTCGACTCGAACAACGCGCCGGGCAACTTCTTCCAGAGCGCCTGGACCACCAAAGTCGAAGGCGAGGTGCGCCACCCGTTCCTGCAAGGCGGCGGCGTGCAGTACAACCGCATCGCCGGCCCATCGACGACGCCAGGCGTTTACAACGGCGTGCTGATCGCGCGGGCGAACACCGACGTGCAATTGGCGGAGTTCGAGATCGCCGTCCGCAACCTGGTGAGCAACCTCGAGAACGCCTACTGGGATCTCTACTTCGCCTACCGCGACCTCGACGCCAAGATCGCGGCCCGCGACGCGTCGCTGGAGACATGGCGGCGGGTGCAAGCTCTCTACCAAGCGGGTCGCCGCGGCGGCGAGGCGGAGAAAGAAGCCCAGGCTCGCGAGCAGTACTACCGCTTCCAGGAAGAAGTCCAGAACGCACTGAGCGGCAAGCTCGTCGATGGCACCCGCACCGGCAACGGCAGCCAAGGCGGCACGTTCCGAGCCACCGGCGGCGTGTACGCGGCCGAGCGGCAGCTGCGGCGGCTGATGGGACTGCCCACGAGCGACGGACAATTGCTACGGCCCTCGACCGAACCGGTTGTTTCGCAGGTCGTGTTCGACTGGGAACACGTGGCCAGCGAGGCGGTCGAGCGTCGGGCCGAGTTGCGCCGCCAGCGGTGGCGGATCCGCCGCCGGGAGCTGGAGTACGTCGCCAGCAAGAACCACCTGCTGCCGCGTCTCGACGCGGTCGGCCGCTACCGCTTCCGCGGATTCGGCGATGACTTCGCTCACTCGGGGGGCAACAACGGCCGGTTCGACAACTCGCTCGAGGACCTCACGACCGGCGATTTCCAGGAGTGGCAGGTCGGCGTCGAGCTCAGCGTGCCGATCGGCTTCCGCCAGGCCCACGCCGGCGTGCGCAACGCCGAACTCCACCTGGCCCGCGAGCGGGCGATTCTGTGCGACCAGCAGTCCGAAGTGGTCCACGAGGTCGCCGGCGCCGTGGCCGAGGTCGATCGTGCTTACCTGGTGTCGCAAACCAGCTACAACCGCCTGATCGCGAGCCGCGAGCAGCTCGACGCCGTTTCGGCGGCCTTCGAGTCGGACAAGGCGCCCCTCGACCTGCTGCTCGAAGCGCAGCGCAAGGTGGCCGAGGCCGAGTCGCGGTTCTTCCGCAGCACGGTGGAGCACGCCCTGGCGGTCAAGAACGTTCACTTCGTGAAGGGGACCTTGCTGGAGTACGATGGCGTGGCGCTCGCCGAGGGCCCCTGGCCCAGCAAAGCGTACCACGACGCGGCGGACCTCGAGTCGCGACGCGCCCGGCCGCGCAAGCTGAGTTACATTGCTGACCGCCCTGAGAAAGTCGCGCAGGCGCCCTTCGATCAGATCCGCGCCAGCAGGCCCACACCGCTGCCGTCACCGGTAGACGTCCCGACCTTGGTGCCCGCCCCACCGGCCAATTGGCCCGCGCCGCTGAGCGATGGCGCCCGTGCTCTGCCGCCAACCGATATCCTTCGGCCGGTCGAACTCAAGCCAGTGGGCTACAGCGAGCCCTTGAAACGAGACCCCGCATCGGCGCCGAAGCTGTTGGCTCCGCTCGCAACAGGCTCGCGTTGA
- a CDS encoding HAMP domain-containing sensor histidine kinase: MLASRLYWNLFFALACVFLAAAVFWHFVTLDISELSAVASSEAATAAGAEASGGLGADRPGSKRSQPSGVQIFACVVLAGLVLMCIAYGVARPILRSIRKLDAAVKEMEAGRFKQRVFTPHNDEIGSLAASLTQMGAGVDALVTELRESDRRQATVLGGMIEGVLAIDNQQHLLLVNNAAGRQFGFHPLEAEGRPLLEMVRSHPLHQAVAVGLDTRQPQRLEIDWEGRALSVQVTPLVGSASDGAVIVLHDTTDLRRLESLRRDFVANVSHELKTPLSSIKAYAETLLGGAVNDPETSTKFLGRIEEQADRLDLLIQDMLRLARIESAQQPFEIEPVAIDQAVAACIEDLRPKAEQKQITLTALPDHPQLRVKADTEGMRLILENLVDNAIKYTPEGGEVRVLWGASTVNPKMTQINVTDTGPGIPEAAQARVFERFYRVDKARSRELGGTGLGLSIVKHLVQSFGGTVAVSSPPGEGSTFTVTLPTA; this comes from the coding sequence ATGCTCGCTAGCCGATTGTATTGGAACCTCTTTTTCGCGCTCGCTTGCGTGTTTCTCGCTGCGGCGGTGTTCTGGCACTTCGTGACGCTCGACATCAGCGAACTCTCTGCCGTGGCGTCGTCCGAAGCTGCGACAGCAGCAGGGGCCGAGGCCTCCGGCGGTCTCGGCGCTGACCGGCCCGGCTCCAAGCGGTCTCAGCCCAGCGGGGTGCAGATCTTCGCCTGCGTTGTGCTGGCTGGGCTGGTGCTGATGTGCATCGCCTACGGCGTCGCTCGCCCGATCCTGAGGTCGATCCGCAAGCTTGACGCCGCGGTCAAGGAGATGGAGGCCGGGCGGTTCAAGCAGCGTGTGTTCACGCCCCACAACGACGAGATCGGCTCGCTCGCCGCGTCGCTCACCCAAATGGGCGCCGGGGTCGACGCCCTCGTGACCGAACTGCGCGAGAGCGACCGCCGCCAAGCGACCGTGCTCGGCGGCATGATCGAGGGGGTCCTCGCGATCGACAACCAGCAGCACCTGCTGCTGGTGAACAACGCCGCCGGGCGGCAGTTCGGCTTCCACCCCCTCGAAGCCGAGGGACGGCCGCTGCTGGAGATGGTCCGCAGCCACCCGCTGCATCAGGCCGTGGCCGTGGGGCTCGATACACGCCAGCCGCAGCGGCTCGAGATCGACTGGGAGGGCCGCGCCCTGTCGGTGCAGGTCACCCCGTTGGTCGGCTCGGCGAGCGACGGCGCGGTGATCGTGCTGCACGACACGACCGATCTACGCAGGCTCGAATCGCTCAGACGCGACTTCGTGGCCAACGTTTCCCACGAACTCAAGACGCCGCTCAGCTCGATCAAGGCTTACGCCGAAACGCTACTCGGCGGCGCCGTCAACGACCCGGAGACCAGCACCAAGTTCCTCGGCCGCATCGAGGAACAGGCCGACCGGCTCGACCTGCTGATCCAAGACATGCTGCGGCTGGCGCGGATCGAATCGGCGCAGCAGCCGTTCGAGATCGAGCCCGTGGCGATCGACCAAGCGGTGGCGGCCTGCATCGAAGACTTGCGTCCCAAGGCCGAGCAGAAACAAATCACCCTCACGGCCTTGCCCGATCACCCGCAGTTGCGTGTGAAGGCTGACACCGAGGGGATGCGGCTGATCCTAGAGAACTTGGTGGACAACGCGATCAAATACACGCCCGAGGGGGGCGAGGTGCGCGTGCTGTGGGGCGCTTCCACGGTGAACCCCAAGATGACCCAGATCAACGTGACCGACACCGGCCCAGGCATCCCCGAGGCGGCCCAGGCCCGCGTGTTCGAACGCTTCTACCGAGTCGATAAGGCCCGATCGCGTGAGCTCGGGGGCACCGGGCTGGGGCTGTCGATCGTGAAGCACTTGGTCCAATCTTTCGGCGGAACGGTGGCGGTGAGCTCCCCGCCCGGTGAGGGATCGACCTTCACAGTGACTCTGCCGACGGCGTAA
- a CDS encoding PstS family phosphate ABC transporter substrate-binding protein translates to MLTNLFRRPSAPFVATLLAPLTIALAGCGAPPQGIKIDGSSTVYPISEAVAEKYSNENPGARVTVGFSGTGGGMKKFIAGEIDICDASRGMKQSEADACAQASVGFIELTVAFDGLAVITNPENDWCDCLTVEQLASIWRPDSPVNKWNELDPAWPDEEIKLYGPGTDSGTFDYFTEVIVGESKSSRPDYTASEDDNVLVTGISEDKYALGYFGFAYYIENKEKLKLLSVDDGDGNCVKPTIETVMANTYKPLSRPLFVYVRNSTLARPEGKKFVQYYLDNAADMATVVGYVPVSEDIVAQNLESFNGATSGE, encoded by the coding sequence ATGCTGACGAATCTCTTCCGTCGCCCCTCCGCCCCGTTTGTCGCCACGCTGCTGGCGCCGCTGACGATCGCTCTGGCCGGCTGCGGAGCGCCCCCGCAGGGGATCAAGATTGATGGTTCGAGCACGGTGTACCCGATCAGTGAAGCGGTGGCTGAGAAATACAGCAACGAGAACCCGGGGGCTCGCGTCACGGTTGGCTTCTCGGGCACGGGCGGCGGCATGAAGAAATTCATCGCCGGAGAGATCGACATTTGCGACGCCTCGCGAGGCATGAAGCAGTCGGAAGCCGACGCCTGCGCGCAGGCGAGCGTGGGGTTCATCGAGCTCACCGTGGCGTTCGACGGCTTGGCCGTGATCACCAACCCTGAGAACGACTGGTGCGACTGCCTCACGGTCGAGCAGCTCGCCTCGATCTGGCGCCCCGACTCGCCGGTGAACAAGTGGAACGAGCTCGACCCGGCGTGGCCGGACGAGGAGATCAAACTCTACGGTCCCGGCACGGATTCGGGCACGTTCGATTACTTCACCGAAGTGATCGTCGGCGAGTCCAAGTCGAGCCGCCCCGACTACACGGCCAGCGAAGACGACAACGTGTTGGTGACCGGCATTTCCGAAGACAAGTACGCCCTGGGCTACTTTGGCTTCGCCTACTACATCGAGAACAAAGAGAAGCTCAAGCTGCTGTCCGTGGACGACGGCGACGGGAACTGCGTGAAGCCGACGATCGAAACCGTGATGGCAAACACCTACAAACCGCTCTCGCGTCCGCTCTTCGTTTACGTGCGGAACTCGACCCTCGCTCGCCCCGAGGGCAAGAAGTTCGTGCAGTACTACCTCGACAACGCCGCCGACATGGCGACCGTGGTTGGCTACGTGCCGGTCTCGGAGGACATCGTCGCCCAGAACCTCGAGAGCTTCAACGGCGCTACTTCCGGCGAGTGA
- the pstC gene encoding phosphate ABC transporter permease subunit PstC: MTNSSLPNADTAALADDDWLTSASNRHGYERAIHAFLLACAAVSVFTTIGIVVVLLAESLQFFREVSIFEFMFGTRWTPLFSEKHFGILPLLCGSFLVTAGAILIAGPIGLGTAIYLSEYANPVVRETVKPILEVLAGIPSVVYGVMAVTTVSPVIRWLFQSDSIFNALSASVVVGFMVLPMIVSLSEDVLRAVPRDLRLAAYALGATKLQVTLGVVTPAALSGIMASFLLAISRAVGETMAVTLAAGATAQLTLNPLESVQTMTAYIVQVSAGDTPAGSLEYRTIFAVGLTLFVSTMLLNILAQWILDRMREEYE; this comes from the coding sequence TTGACCAATTCCTCCCTGCCCAACGCCGACACCGCCGCGCTGGCCGACGACGACTGGCTCACCTCGGCCTCGAATCGCCACGGCTACGAGCGGGCGATCCACGCCTTCCTGCTGGCGTGCGCCGCGGTTTCGGTGTTCACCACGATCGGCATTGTCGTCGTGCTGCTGGCCGAGTCGCTGCAGTTCTTCCGCGAGGTCTCGATTTTCGAGTTCATGTTCGGGACACGCTGGACGCCGCTCTTCAGCGAGAAGCACTTCGGCATTTTGCCGCTGCTGTGCGGGTCGTTCCTGGTCACGGCCGGCGCGATCCTGATCGCGGGCCCGATCGGACTGGGCACGGCGATCTACCTCAGCGAGTACGCCAACCCGGTGGTCCGCGAGACCGTTAAACCGATCCTCGAGGTGCTCGCCGGCATCCCTTCGGTGGTTTACGGCGTGATGGCCGTAACGACGGTCTCGCCGGTGATCCGCTGGCTGTTTCAATCGGACAGCATCTTCAACGCCCTCAGCGCGAGTGTGGTGGTGGGGTTCATGGTCTTGCCGATGATCGTTTCGCTGAGCGAAGACGTGCTGCGGGCTGTGCCTCGCGACCTGCGCCTGGCGGCCTACGCCCTGGGCGCGACCAAGTTGCAAGTGACGCTCGGCGTGGTCACTCCCGCCGCTTTGTCGGGCATCATGGCGTCGTTCCTGCTAGCCATTTCGCGTGCGGTGGGCGAGACGATGGCGGTCACCCTGGCCGCCGGAGCCACGGCGCAGTTGACCCTCAACCCGCTCGAGAGCGTGCAGACCATGACCGCCTACATCGTGCAGGTGAGCGCCGGCGACACGCCGGCCGGCTCGCTCGAATACCGCACGATCTTCGCCGTCGGCCTCACGCTGTTCGTCAGCACGATGCTGCTCAACATCCTCGCTCAGTGGATCCTCGACCGCATGCGGGAGGAATACGAATGA